In Salmonella enterica subsp. enterica serovar Typhimurium str. LT2, a single window of DNA contains:
- a CDS encoding Gifsy-2 prophage probable minor tail protein, producing MNNELHFVRQLAREFRRPDWRRMLDEMSSTELSEWADFFRENSFSDALLDAEFSTLKAQVFMLVTGKEIDAADFSLLTLPGAVQSMTEQDLLEVAVGIPGGVRFEPESR from the coding sequence CTGAATAATGAGCTTCATTTTGTCCGGCAACTGGCCCGGGAGTTCCGGCGGCCTGACTGGCGCCGGATGCTGGACGAAATGAGTTCAACTGAACTTAGTGAGTGGGCTGATTTCTTTCGGGAAAACAGTTTCAGTGATGCCCTGCTGGATGCGGAGTTTTCCACGCTGAAAGCGCAGGTGTTCATGCTGGTGACGGGGAAAGAAATCGATGCAGCGGACTTCAGTTTGCTGACATTACCCGGAGCGGTACAGAGCATGACGGAGCAGGATCTGCTTGAAGTGGCAGTCGGTATTCCGGGAGGAGTGAGATTTGAGCCAGAAAGTCGGTGA